A genomic segment from Janthinobacterium sp. 64 encodes:
- a CDS encoding alpha/beta fold hydrolase, with amino-acid sequence MTATDLQSSNTLRTADGTLIYYKDWGSGPPVVFSHGWPLSSDAWEDQMFYLAARGYRVIAHDRRGHGRSSQPFDGNDMDTYADDLAALIEALDLTGATLVGHSTGGGEVARYIGRHGTGRLAGAVLVGAVPPLMLQTTENPLGLPLSAFDAIRAGVQADRSQFFRDLSVPFYGYNRPDAKPSQGVRDGFWRQGMQAGMPASYLCIKQFSETDFTSDLASFDVPTLVIHGDDDQIVPIAASARRTAELIIGSKLLVYAGAPHGLATTHKDRLNEDLLEFLRHSVDAASNIGAHL; translated from the coding sequence ATGACTGCCACCGATTTGCAATCGAGCAATACCCTGCGTACCGCCGACGGCACCCTGATCTACTACAAGGACTGGGGCAGCGGCCCGCCCGTCGTCTTCAGCCATGGCTGGCCGCTGTCGTCCGATGCCTGGGAAGACCAGATGTTTTATCTGGCTGCGCGCGGCTACCGCGTCATCGCGCACGACCGGCGCGGCCATGGCCGTTCCAGCCAGCCCTTCGACGGCAACGACATGGATACCTATGCCGATGACCTGGCCGCGCTGATTGAAGCGCTGGACTTGACGGGTGCCACCCTGGTCGGCCACTCGACGGGCGGCGGCGAAGTGGCGCGCTACATCGGCCGCCATGGCACCGGGCGCCTGGCGGGCGCCGTGCTGGTGGGCGCCGTGCCGCCGCTGATGCTGCAAACCACTGAAAATCCGCTGGGCTTGCCGCTGTCCGCGTTTGACGCCATCCGTGCCGGCGTGCAGGCCGACCGCAGCCAGTTCTTCCGCGACTTGAGTGTGCCCTTCTATGGCTACAACCGGCCCGATGCGAAGCCCTCGCAAGGCGTGCGCGACGGTTTCTGGCGGCAAGGCATGCAGGCGGGCATGCCGGCATCCTATCTGTGCATCAAGCAGTTTTCCGAGACGGATTTCACAAGCGACCTGGCCAGCTTCGACGTGCCGACCCTGGTGATCCATGGCGACGATGACCAGATCGTGCCGATTGCCGCGTCGGCGCGGCGCACTGCCGAGCTCATCATCGGCAGCAAGCTGCTCGTGTATGCGGGCGCGCCGCACGGCCTGGCGACGACGCACAAGGATAGGCTGAACGAGGACTTGCTGGAATTTTTGCGCCACTCGGTCGATGCGGCAAGCAATATCGGGGCGCACCTGTAA